Proteins encoded in a region of the Isosphaeraceae bacterium EP7 genome:
- the rpsT gene encoding 30S ribosomal protein S20: protein MPNTPSAIKSLKQSQKRRLHNRITKKVIKTLSKRTFASLVAKDFDKAQVDFRAATAKIDKAGVRRVLHPNTAARRKSKLARDYAAALAKAKA, encoded by the coding sequence ATGCCGAATACCCCGTCCGCGATCAAGAGCCTGAAGCAGAGCCAGAAGCGTCGTCTGCATAACCGGATCACGAAGAAGGTGATCAAGACCCTGTCGAAGCGCACCTTCGCCAGCCTGGTCGCCAAGGATTTCGACAAGGCCCAGGTCGACTTCCGCGCGGCCACCGCCAAGATCGACAAGGCCGGCGTCCGCCGCGTCTTGCACCCGAACACCGCAGCCCGCCGCAAGAGCAAGCTTGCCCGCGACTACGCGGCCGCCCTGGCCAAGGCCAAGGCCTGA
- a CDS encoding endonuclease III has product MPSFAEAYPTLVELAPRTLALGGDSPFMAAAAIILGRTLKAVTVRSILAGWADRGLDDLVAFSEADDEEIEEILRVAGIKPFAKLRAVLKRLAAWLLDKQSVDEDWLASARSAESVREELAAIAGIGPNTADAIALHALGLATYPVDRASYRILVRHGWIDESADYEEARSTLMRTDDPAELIRLSITLDRIGREFCRAGRPNCVPCPLSRFLPEGGPCGSEGEE; this is encoded by the coding sequence ATGCCAAGCTTCGCCGAAGCCTACCCAACTCTGGTCGAGCTTGCCCCGCGAACCCTCGCGCTGGGCGGCGATTCCCCGTTCATGGCCGCCGCGGCCATCATCCTGGGTCGGACCCTCAAGGCCGTGACCGTTCGGTCGATCCTGGCCGGATGGGCTGACCGAGGGCTGGACGACCTCGTGGCCTTTTCCGAAGCCGACGACGAGGAAATCGAGGAAATCCTCCGAGTCGCCGGGATCAAGCCGTTCGCCAAGCTTCGCGCCGTCCTGAAGCGGCTCGCCGCCTGGCTCCTGGACAAGCAATCGGTCGACGAGGATTGGCTCGCCTCCGCCCGCTCGGCCGAGTCAGTCCGCGAGGAACTCGCCGCCATCGCGGGAATTGGCCCCAACACGGCCGACGCCATCGCCTTGCACGCCCTTGGGCTGGCGACCTATCCCGTCGACCGCGCTTCGTACAGGATCCTCGTCCGCCACGGCTGGATCGACGAGTCGGCCGATTACGAAGAAGCTCGCTCGACGCTCATGCGAACCGACGACCCCGCCGAGCTGATCCGGCTGAGCATCACGCTAGATCGCATCGGCCGCGAGTTCTGCCGGGCTGGCAGGCCGAATTGTGTTCCCTGTCCCCTGAGCCGGTTCCTGCCCGAGGGCGGGCCGTGCGGGTCCGAGGGCGAGGAATAA